From one Desulfurobacterium thermolithotrophum DSM 11699 genomic stretch:
- a CDS encoding RNA-guided endonuclease InsQ/TnpB family protein: MLLTMSVTTTKKSVVNKLEKASKTFQQFKNLIYLCALEYYQNTKDLKPFLSRTFLEKFVKGKEELLFENEKIKEWKKELENLWKEKIGSDTAKTLVGIVAKEFKTVVGKWKKGEKSDLPKPKKLSSLYSFTLETNPNMLVDKRKLKGKKKSNHVVIRIGKDFGAVKFKIPAGINVKHIKVSWSASGEVTYLISYEVPKSEVILNKEFFLSIDLGVKNLISAVSNKEDLPSFIINGNPLKAFNQWVNKLSAKLQSEGKELEHKKLWNYRKKRINQLFGTVSNFIVALCLKKGIGKVVISDSLTEEYQKEGTKGKRFNQTFRHIPLGKLIQKLEYKCRLAGIEFLKEPETYTSQISAVTGNIEEISGKSKEELTEEDINKLQFTGKRVRRGLFKDLKISKVFNADLNGALNIAIKKLGKSVREKFLKLPNWIDKLSRAVKLTLFPHSKYSASPLFQGIADSSSYLTRGSEGHLLAIANEC; encoded by the coding sequence ATGCTCCTAACGATGAGCGTAACAACGACTAAGAAAAGCGTTGTTAATAAGCTGGAGAAAGCTTCAAAAACATTCCAGCAGTTTAAAAATTTAATCTACCTGTGTGCATTAGAATACTACCAGAACACAAAAGACCTAAAACCTTTTCTATCAAGAACCTTTCTTGAAAAGTTTGTTAAAGGGAAGGAGGAACTTCTCTTTGAAAACGAGAAGATAAAAGAATGGAAAAAAGAGCTTGAAAACTTGTGGAAAGAAAAAATCGGTTCTGATACTGCAAAAACATTGGTAGGGATAGTTGCAAAAGAGTTTAAAACAGTAGTAGGAAAATGGAAAAAAGGAGAAAAGTCAGATTTACCAAAACCGAAAAAGTTAAGTTCTCTCTATTCTTTCACTCTTGAGACTAATCCAAATATGTTGGTAGATAAAAGGAAACTCAAAGGTAAAAAGAAATCCAATCACGTGGTAATCAGGATAGGAAAAGATTTTGGAGCAGTTAAGTTTAAGATTCCTGCTGGAATTAATGTAAAACACATCAAGGTGAGCTGGTCAGCATCAGGAGAAGTAACTTATCTAATAAGCTATGAAGTTCCTAAAAGTGAAGTTATTCTAAACAAAGAGTTTTTCCTCTCAATTGACTTGGGAGTCAAGAATTTGATTTCTGCAGTTTCCAACAAAGAGGATTTACCGTCGTTTATCATCAATGGCAATCCCTTAAAAGCATTCAACCAATGGGTAAACAAGCTATCAGCAAAACTCCAAAGTGAAGGAAAAGAATTAGAACACAAGAAGCTTTGGAATTACAGGAAAAAGAGAATTAATCAACTGTTTGGAACTGTATCCAATTTCATAGTTGCTTTATGTTTAAAAAAAGGAATAGGGAAAGTAGTCATTTCTGACAGCTTAACAGAGGAATATCAAAAGGAGGGAACAAAAGGAAAAAGGTTTAACCAAACTTTCAGACACATACCACTTGGAAAACTCATTCAGAAACTTGAATACAAGTGCAGATTAGCAGGGATAGAGTTTCTCAAAGAACCCGAAACCTATACTTCCCAAATTTCAGCAGTAACAGGGAACATAGAGGAAATTTCTGGAAAGAGTAAGGAAGAACTTACGGAAGAAGATATCAATAAACTACAATTTACAGGAAAAAGAGTCAGAAGAGGTCTTTTCAAAGACCTGAAGATCAGCAAAGTTTTCAATGCAGACCTTAATGGAGCTTTAAATATTGCGATTAAGAAGTTAGGAAAAAGTGTTAGAGAAAAATTTCTCAAACTTCCAAACTGGATAGATAAGCTCAGTAGAGCTGTTAAACTAACACTTTTTCCTCATTCAAAGTATTCTGCGAGTCCTCTATTTCAGGGGATAGCAGATAGTAGTTCCTACCTTACAAGAGGTAGCGAAGGACATCTGTTAGCGATAGCTAATGAATGCTAA